One segment of Streptomyces sp. NBC_00576 DNA contains the following:
- a CDS encoding AfsR/SARP family transcriptional regulator, whose protein sequence is MDLEYRLLGPVEARSDGHRLSLGGPKPRALLATLLLRPGRVVSTRALIDTVWGDEPPDTARALIQTYVSGLRRALPTGTDPSTGSRPDPIETRPPGYLLHTDGARIDLADFERLTALGRDHAAAGDHRAASQLLREALELWHGSALGGVGEALRVEAERLEEARQAALEDRISADLATPGNEQNLAAELTALVGTHPTRERLRGQLMLVLYRLDRQADALTLYAEGRAVLADELGIDPGPKLRRLYEAILRSDEKLMPIPIPINATGREDAGNLAPEETTQAAGSVTSAGSADSANPAGSAGSAGSAGLAGTAGAAGSAGAANPAGSAGTAGSAGSAGAAGSAGSAGAAGSVNSANPTGSANPAGLAGLAGAAGAAGSAGAAGSAGAAGSAGAAGSAGAANLAGSAGAAGSAGAAGSAGAAGAAGAAGAAGSVNPTGSANPAQVGAGIGSPPEVVPLPRASLSLLPPAISDFTGRARQLAEVDALLSGGPREAMPIAVVSGPGGIGKSAFAVQVAHRLADAYPDGQLYAELHGFADPVPPGEVLSRLLRALGAEPPEGLAERGDLFRSLVARRRILLVLDDAGSEAQVRPLLPGGASCGVLITSRARLAGLDGARLTQLNVLDVELGIELLGRIAGDAQVGREPEAARRIVDLCGGLPLALRIAGARLATRSHWTPHRLAERLADERRRLDELAVGDLEVRSGLGLSYDALDAPARTALRRLGLLGASDVAPWVPAALLDAPEAEDVVEQLIDAQLLHFTGTDPAGQPRFGLHDLVRVYAVERAEAEDSHAERAAALGRALGGWLWLTGRATAAAPSGEVVLHSPRTLWPVADRAAEAALADPARWFEAESDAISLAVERAAAMDLHALAYEAAITLCSSAYIVNNRFDAWSRTHEAALAAVRRAEDRAGEARLLIGLGHLRYEQDDFAVSVGYFQQAVGLCDDLGDVRGHAAALAGLGTAHREQGRLLEAANELGRAMVDFRRLDDLRGLGVTCRYAGSVYVELGEYAAARTVLDEGLAAYRRLGSRRGEALVLRTYGLLHRALGEYEKAEELSGQSLAILQEFGDRLMSAYSAQARAKARLRLGRTREAAADLAGLLDVCRRYGDRYGEALVHRTLGECALAAGELADAETHLSASVTLWDTLSLPLPRARTLRSLATLREALGDEREARALRAEAGEVFGAYEARERNEP, encoded by the coding sequence GTGGACCTGGAATACCGACTGCTCGGCCCGGTCGAGGCCCGCTCCGACGGCCACCGTCTCTCGCTCGGCGGGCCCAAACCCCGTGCCCTGCTCGCCACGCTGCTGCTGCGCCCCGGGCGGGTCGTCTCCACTCGCGCCCTGATCGACACGGTCTGGGGCGACGAACCCCCGGACACGGCACGGGCACTGATCCAGACATACGTCTCCGGCCTGCGCCGCGCGCTGCCCACCGGCACCGACCCGAGTACGGGCTCGCGCCCCGACCCGATCGAGACGCGCCCGCCCGGCTATCTCCTGCACACGGACGGCGCCCGGATCGACCTCGCCGACTTCGAGCGGCTCACCGCGCTCGGGCGAGACCACGCCGCCGCCGGCGACCACCGTGCCGCCTCCCAACTCCTCCGGGAGGCACTGGAGTTGTGGCACGGCTCGGCACTCGGCGGAGTCGGTGAGGCCCTGCGCGTCGAGGCCGAAAGGCTGGAGGAGGCACGGCAGGCCGCCCTGGAGGACCGGATCTCCGCCGACCTCGCGACACCGGGCAACGAGCAGAACCTGGCCGCCGAACTCACCGCCCTGGTCGGCACCCACCCCACCCGGGAGCGGTTACGCGGCCAACTGATGCTCGTCCTCTACCGGTTGGACCGCCAGGCCGACGCGCTCACGCTGTACGCCGAGGGACGTGCCGTACTCGCCGACGAACTCGGCATCGATCCGGGCCCGAAACTGCGGCGGCTGTACGAGGCGATCCTGCGGTCGGACGAGAAGCTGATGCCGATACCGATACCGATCAACGCCACCGGCAGGGAGGACGCCGGCAACCTTGCCCCGGAGGAAACGACGCAAGCGGCGGGCTCTGTGACCTCTGCGGGCTCGGCCGACTCGGCGAACCCGGCGGGCTCGGCGGGCTCGGCGGGCTCAGCGGGCTTGGCGGGCACAGCGGGCGCAGCGGGCTCGGCCGGCGCAGCGAACCCGGCGGGCTCGGCGGGCACAGCGGGCTCGGCGGGCTCGGCCGGCGCAGCGGGCTCGGCAGGCTCGGCCGGCGCAGCGGGCTCGGTGAACTCGGCGAACCCGACCGGCTCGGCGAACCCGGCGGGCTTGGCGGGCCTGGCGGGCGCAGCGGGCGCAGCGGGCTCGGCCGGCGCAGCGGGCTCGGCCGGCGCAGCGGGCTCGGCCGGCGCAGCGGGCTCGGCCGGCGCAGCGAACCTGGCGGGCTCGGCCGGCGCAGCAGGCTCGGCCGGCGCAGCAGGCTCGGCCGGCGCAGCGGGCGCAGCGGGCGCAGCAGGCGCAGCAGGCTCGGTGAACCCGACCGGCTCGGCGAACCCTGCACAAGTGGGCGCCGGCATCGGCAGCCCGCCCGAGGTGGTGCCGCTGCCCCGCGCCTCCCTCTCCCTCCTCCCGCCCGCCATCAGCGACTTCACGGGCCGCGCGCGGCAACTCGCGGAAGTGGACGCCCTGTTGTCCGGCGGACCGCGCGAGGCGATGCCGATCGCGGTCGTGTCCGGGCCCGGCGGCATCGGGAAGTCCGCGTTCGCCGTGCAGGTCGCGCACCGGCTGGCCGACGCCTACCCCGACGGCCAGCTCTACGCCGAACTGCACGGCTTCGCCGATCCGGTGCCGCCCGGCGAGGTGCTGAGCCGGCTGCTGCGGGCGCTGGGCGCCGAACCGCCCGAGGGTCTCGCCGAACGCGGCGACCTCTTCCGCAGCCTGGTCGCCCGACGCCGGATCCTGCTGGTCCTCGACGACGCGGGCAGCGAGGCACAGGTACGGCCGCTGCTGCCGGGCGGCGCGAGCTGCGGCGTGCTGATCACGTCCCGGGCCAGGCTGGCGGGCCTCGACGGCGCGCGCCTCACCCAACTCAACGTTTTAGACGTGGAGTTGGGGATCGAGTTGCTCGGCCGGATCGCCGGTGACGCGCAGGTCGGGCGGGAACCCGAGGCGGCACGGCGGATCGTCGACCTGTGCGGCGGGCTGCCGCTGGCCCTGCGCATCGCCGGGGCCCGCCTCGCGACCCGCAGCCACTGGACGCCGCACCGGCTCGCCGAGCGCCTCGCCGACGAGCGCCGCCGCCTCGACGAACTCGCCGTCGGCGACCTGGAGGTACGCAGCGGACTCGGCCTGAGTTACGACGCCCTCGACGCCCCCGCCCGTACCGCCCTGCGCCGGCTCGGCCTGCTCGGCGCATCCGACGTGGCCCCCTGGGTGCCGGCCGCGCTGCTGGACGCACCGGAGGCGGAGGACGTCGTGGAGCAGCTCATCGACGCCCAGTTGCTGCACTTCACGGGGACCGACCCGGCGGGCCAGCCGCGCTTCGGGCTGCACGACCTCGTACGGGTGTACGCGGTCGAGCGCGCCGAGGCGGAGGACTCGCACGCCGAGCGGGCCGCCGCCCTCGGCCGGGCGCTCGGCGGCTGGCTGTGGCTCACCGGCCGGGCAACCGCCGCGGCGCCCTCCGGGGAGGTCGTGCTCCACTCCCCGCGCACGCTCTGGCCGGTCGCCGACCGGGCCGCCGAGGCAGCGCTGGCCGACCCGGCCAGGTGGTTCGAGGCCGAGTCCGACGCGATCAGCCTCGCCGTCGAGCGGGCCGCCGCCATGGACCTGCACGCGCTCGCCTACGAGGCCGCCATCACCCTGTGCTCGTCCGCCTACATCGTCAACAACCGCTTCGACGCGTGGTCGCGTACACACGAGGCGGCGCTGGCCGCCGTACGCAGGGCCGAGGACCGCGCCGGGGAGGCCCGGCTGCTCATCGGTCTCGGCCATCTCCGGTACGAGCAGGACGACTTCGCCGTGTCGGTGGGCTACTTCCAGCAGGCGGTCGGCCTGTGCGACGACCTCGGCGACGTACGGGGACACGCGGCGGCCCTCGCGGGCCTGGGCACCGCCCACCGTGAGCAGGGCCGCTTACTGGAGGCGGCCAACGAACTAGGCCGCGCCATGGTCGACTTCAGACGGCTCGACGACCTGAGGGGACTCGGCGTCACCTGCCGGTACGCCGGGTCCGTCTATGTCGAACTCGGCGAGTACGCCGCCGCCCGCACCGTCCTCGACGAGGGTCTGGCCGCGTATCGCCGCCTCGGCAGCCGACGCGGCGAAGCGCTCGTCCTGCGGACGTACGGACTGCTGCACCGGGCGCTCGGGGAGTACGAGAAGGCCGAGGAACTGTCCGGCCAGTCCCTCGCGATTCTCCAGGAGTTCGGCGACCGCCTGATGAGCGCGTACTCGGCCCAGGCTCGGGCGAAGGCACGCCTGAGGCTGGGACGGACCCGGGAAGCGGCGGCGGACCTGGCCGGACTGCTCGACGTGTGCCGGCGGTACGGCGACCGGTACGGCGAGGCGCTGGTCCACCGCACCCTGGGCGAATGCGCCCTAGCGGCAGGGGAGTTGGCTGACGCGGAAACCCACCTCTCGGCATCGGTCACCCTGTGGGACACCCTGAGCCTGCCCCTTCCCCGGGCCCGCACCCTGCGTTCCCTGGCGACCCTGCGGGAGGCCCTCGGCGACGAACGAGAGGCGCGGGCCCTGCGGGCGGAGGCGGGCGAGGTGTTCGGCGCGTACGAGGCACGGGAGCGCAACGAGCCTTGA
- a CDS encoding CHAP domain-containing protein, whose translation MTKPPARRTAAALLLISALAGGTLTAQAEALTPSAAPAAAAAQTPLQKAIGKTAKKQVTMSPRNREKAGNCNYYSAVATDPKSGTVGNCTKVGGLQWRTNSWCADFVRYVWKNSGARTKNTDAFAGSFYRARNSIGTWHARGSYVPKVGDAVLYDWGSNGPRLGRNGWDVDHIGIVVGYNKTTKKLTTVEGNTTKTGSGGTEGVYQRTNRYNTKAGDVVGYVSPKKR comes from the coding sequence ATGACCAAGCCGCCCGCGCGACGCACCGCCGCCGCCCTTCTGCTCATCTCGGCCCTCGCGGGCGGGACGCTGACGGCACAGGCGGAAGCGCTCACACCGTCGGCCGCACCGGCCGCGGCAGCGGCGCAGACGCCGCTCCAGAAGGCCATCGGCAAGACGGCGAAGAAGCAGGTGACCATGTCGCCGCGCAACCGCGAGAAGGCCGGCAACTGCAACTATTACAGCGCCGTCGCCACCGACCCGAAGAGCGGCACGGTCGGCAACTGCACGAAGGTCGGCGGGCTGCAGTGGCGCACGAACAGCTGGTGCGCCGACTTCGTCCGCTACGTCTGGAAGAACTCCGGCGCCAGGACGAAGAACACCGACGCGTTCGCCGGCTCGTTCTACCGGGCCCGCAACTCCATCGGCACCTGGCACGCCCGGGGTTCCTACGTCCCGAAGGTCGGCGACGCGGTCCTCTACGACTGGGGCAGCAACGGACCGCGCCTCGGGCGCAACGGCTGGGACGTCGATCACATCGGCATCGTCGTCGGCTACAACAAGACGACCAAGAAGCTGACGACCGTCGAGGGCAACACCACCAAGACCGGTTCCGGCGGCACGGAGGGCGTCTACCAGCGGACGAACCGGTACAACACCAAGGCCGGTGACGTCGTCGGCTACGTGTCGCCCAAGAAGCGGTAA
- a CDS encoding M15 family metallopeptidase, with protein MPEIILMNDPRVAGIPVRERDEPLVDLRELPYLRVDTRLADPAGAYALLREGAAARLARAAHLLPEGLRLLAIEGYRPLVLQQQYFDRYQAELRAAHPDWPEPYLRTQASRSLSPPEIGPHVAGAAVDLTLCTASGTELDLGTPVNASPEESDGACYTDAPGISPTARANRRVLSAALTTAGFANYPTEWWHWSYGDRYWALSTGAATALYGPADTYVACREE; from the coding sequence ATGCCCGAGATCATCCTCATGAACGACCCGCGTGTTGCCGGCATCCCGGTCCGGGAACGCGATGAACCACTCGTGGATCTGAGGGAGTTGCCCTACCTGCGCGTCGACACCCGGCTGGCCGACCCGGCCGGCGCCTACGCCCTGCTCCGCGAGGGCGCCGCCGCGCGCCTGGCCCGGGCCGCCCATCTGCTGCCCGAGGGCCTGCGTCTGCTGGCCATCGAGGGCTACCGTCCGCTCGTCCTGCAGCAGCAGTACTTCGACAGGTACCAGGCCGAGTTGCGCGCGGCCCACCCCGACTGGCCCGAGCCGTATCTGCGTACCCAGGCGAGCCGTTCGCTCTCCCCGCCGGAGATCGGCCCGCACGTCGCGGGCGCCGCCGTCGACCTGACCCTGTGCACCGCCTCCGGCACGGAACTCGACCTGGGCACCCCGGTGAACGCGAGCCCGGAGGAGAGCGACGGCGCCTGCTACACGGACGCCCCCGGCATCTCCCCCACCGCCCGCGCCAACCGCCGCGTCCTGTCGGCCGCGCTCACCACGGCAGGTTTCGCCAACTACCCCACGGAGTGGTGGCACTGGTCCTACGGCGACCGCTATTGGGCCCTGTCGACGGGCGCGGCAACGGCTCTGTACGGGCCCGCGGACACGTATGTCGCCTGCCGGGAGGAGTGA
- a CDS encoding pyridoxine/pyridoxamine 5'-phosphate oxidase: protein MEPDPDLHELLRTLRVWSPEVTALPAFDPNAAPTEPLPLFTAWFAEAVAAGQIEPHTMSLATSDADGLPDVRTVMLHGADTDGWSFASHSGSSKGRQLAARPYAALHFYWPALGRQIRLRGPVESAPSTEAQADLHARSTGALAAALTGRQSEVLGSVTELAHASQDAWERAQRDPDAPAPTWTLYRLRPVEAEFFQGDAQRRHVRLKYRRSDAGWLRELLWP from the coding sequence ATGGAACCGGATCCGGATCTTCACGAACTGCTCAGGACCCTGCGGGTGTGGTCCCCCGAGGTCACAGCCCTGCCCGCCTTCGACCCGAACGCGGCCCCCACCGAACCACTCCCCCTCTTCACCGCCTGGTTCGCGGAGGCGGTGGCCGCCGGGCAGATCGAGCCGCACACCATGTCCCTGGCCACGTCGGACGCGGACGGCCTGCCCGACGTACGCACCGTCATGCTGCACGGCGCGGATACCGACGGCTGGTCCTTCGCCTCCCACTCCGGGAGCAGCAAGGGACGCCAACTCGCGGCACGACCGTACGCGGCGCTCCACTTCTACTGGCCCGCACTGGGCCGCCAGATCCGGCTGCGCGGCCCCGTCGAGTCCGCCCCCTCGACAGAGGCACAGGCCGACCTGCACGCCCGCTCGACGGGAGCACTGGCCGCCGCGTTGACCGGCCGCCAGAGTGAAGTACTGGGCTCGGTGACCGAGTTGGCCCACGCCTCCCAGGACGCCTGGGAACGAGCGCAGCGCGACCCGGACGCCCCCGCCCCGACCTGGACCCTGTACCGACTGCGCCCGGTCGAGGCCGAGTTCTTCCAGGGAGACGCCCAGCGGCGGCACGTACGGCTCAAGTACCGTCGTTCGGACGCCGGTTGGCTCAGGGAGTTGCTCTGGCCGTAG
- a CDS encoding GNAT family N-acetyltransferase, with product MAHIHERSLTHPIPEFPELLGHGLRLRQWRADLDTDVDAWLRGLTDPDFRRWNTPMKPVTDLDSARDSLGTRSGTAADGTRVSFCVTDIGTGAILGHLGVNDIDPFLRLAHVGYWVLPEARGKRVATRALALGTRWAFDNLGLNRLELGHAIGHDASCRVAEHCGFRYEGTLRGAMFEAERQDVFRDVHLHGRIAQDPEPDQGAGTPTARATP from the coding sequence ATGGCCCATATCCATGAGAGGTCCCTCACCCACCCCATTCCCGAGTTTCCCGAACTGCTCGGTCACGGACTCCGGCTGCGGCAGTGGCGCGCGGACCTGGACACCGACGTCGACGCGTGGCTGCGCGGGCTGACCGACCCGGACTTCAGGCGCTGGAACACCCCGATGAAGCCGGTCACCGACCTCGACAGTGCCCGGGACTCCCTCGGCACCCGCTCCGGGACCGCGGCGGACGGCACCCGGGTGTCCTTCTGCGTCACGGACATCGGCACCGGCGCGATACTCGGCCACCTGGGCGTCAACGACATCGACCCCTTCTTACGGCTCGCCCACGTCGGCTACTGGGTCCTCCCCGAGGCCCGCGGCAAGCGCGTCGCCACCCGCGCCCTGGCCCTCGGCACACGCTGGGCCTTCGACAACCTCGGCCTGAACCGCCTGGAACTCGGCCACGCCATAGGCCACGACGCCTCCTGCCGCGTCGCCGAACACTGCGGATTCCGCTACGAGGGAACCCTGCGGGGCGCGATGTTCGAGGCGGAACGCCAAGATGTGTTCCGGGACGTACACCTGCACGGGCGAATCGCCCAGGACCCGGAGCCGGATCAGGGAGCGGGCACGCCTACGGCCAGAGCAACTCCCTGA
- a CDS encoding Zn-ribbon domain-containing OB-fold protein, which produces MDGDRFDIPEIDAFTRPYWDAAAEGRLLLRRCGACGRAHHYPREFCPYCWSEDVTWETASGLATLYTWSVVHRNDLPPFAERTPYVAAVVDLDEGPRMMTEVVDGVEGELQVGMGLAVAFREGVPIFCPRGGSRTAVRASMG; this is translated from the coding sequence ATGGACGGGGACCGGTTCGACATCCCAGAGATCGACGCCTTCACGCGGCCCTACTGGGACGCGGCGGCCGAAGGGCGGCTGCTCCTGCGGCGCTGCGGGGCCTGCGGGCGTGCTCATCACTATCCCCGCGAGTTCTGCCCGTACTGCTGGAGCGAGGACGTGACGTGGGAGACCGCGAGTGGGCTGGCCACGCTCTACACCTGGTCCGTCGTCCACCGCAATGACCTGCCGCCCTTCGCAGAGCGCACGCCGTACGTCGCCGCTGTCGTCGACCTCGACGAGGGGCCGCGGATGATGACGGAGGTGGTGGACGGTGTGGAAGGCGAGTTGCAGGTCGGGATGGGGCTGGCGGTCGCTTTTCGGGAGGGTGTGCCGATTTTCTGTCCCAGAGGTGGGAGTCGCACAGCCGTACGGGCTTCAATGGGCTGA
- a CDS encoding immunity 51 family protein, protein MADRDTFAPLVFFEYDHKPGSFCLMLSDQHMLDTEKVFTDRGYDGCGYGWAGVARSAVRSRAPELADRFGLDPEAGMFVAYGEDADALRALAPLLVQALEDHRLLGELIDAGEPDWFD, encoded by the coding sequence ATGGCTGATCGCGACACTTTTGCGCCCCTGGTCTTCTTCGAGTACGACCACAAGCCCGGCAGTTTCTGCCTCATGCTCAGTGACCAGCACATGCTGGACACCGAGAAGGTCTTCACGGACCGCGGGTACGACGGCTGTGGGTACGGCTGGGCCGGCGTGGCGCGATCCGCGGTGCGCTCACGTGCCCCCGAACTGGCCGACCGCTTCGGCCTCGATCCCGAGGCGGGCATGTTCGTCGCGTACGGCGAGGACGCGGATGCCCTGCGGGCGCTGGCGCCGCTGCTGGTGCAGGCGCTTGAGGACCACCGTCTGCTGGGGGAGTTGATCGACGCCGGCGAGCCGGACTGGTTCGACTGA
- a CDS encoding flavin-containing monooxygenase, with protein MADSPAPSPSSAAPVYVIGGGPGGLAVAYALRAQGVRAVVLERGDKVGSSWRRHYDRLHLHTTRRLSSLPGLAMPRSFGRWVSRDDVVRYLDKYAEHHELEVVTGVEVSRVERTADGTGWLLHATGGRELTGSAVVVATGTNHTPRIPEWPGRDAYRGELLHAGQYRNAAPYAGRDVLVVGIGNTGAEIAVDLAEGGASRVRLSVRTAPHIVRRSTAGWAAQFTGIVVRRLPVRLVDRLAGPMAKLSVPDLSAHGLPRPDTGLYSRVNAGSLPVQDVGLIDAVRKGRVEIVAAVEAFEDGKVVLADGERLEPDAVVAATGYLRGLEDLVGHLDVLDARGKPVVHGPRTPKNAPGLFFTGYTNPISGMFREMAIDAVKIAKAIARDGERQAARLPA; from the coding sequence ATGGCCGACTCACCCGCACCGTCACCGTCATCTGCCGCTCCCGTGTACGTCATCGGCGGCGGGCCAGGCGGTCTCGCCGTCGCGTACGCGCTGCGGGCGCAGGGTGTGCGGGCTGTCGTGCTGGAGCGGGGCGACAAGGTCGGGTCGTCCTGGCGGCGGCATTACGACCGGCTGCATCTGCACACCACCCGGCGGCTGTCCTCGCTGCCGGGGCTGGCGATGCCGCGCTCGTTCGGGCGGTGGGTGTCGCGGGACGACGTGGTGCGCTATCTGGACAAGTACGCCGAGCACCACGAGCTGGAGGTCGTCACCGGCGTCGAGGTGTCCCGGGTCGAGCGGACCGCCGACGGCACCGGCTGGCTGCTGCACGCCACCGGTGGGCGCGAGCTGACCGGCAGCGCGGTCGTCGTCGCCACCGGGACGAACCACACACCCCGGATCCCCGAGTGGCCCGGGCGCGACGCCTACCGCGGTGAGCTGCTGCACGCCGGCCAGTACCGCAACGCCGCGCCCTACGCCGGCCGTGACGTCCTCGTCGTCGGGATCGGCAACACCGGTGCCGAGATCGCCGTAGACCTGGCGGAGGGCGGGGCCTCGCGGGTGCGGCTGTCGGTGCGTACCGCTCCGCACATCGTGCGGCGGTCCACGGCCGGCTGGGCGGCCCAGTTCACGGGCATCGTCGTACGACGGCTGCCGGTGCGCCTCGTCGACCGGCTCGCCGGACCGATGGCCAAGCTGAGCGTGCCCGACCTGTCCGCCCACGGGCTGCCCCGCCCCGACACCGGGCTGTACTCGCGCGTCAACGCCGGCTCGCTCCCCGTCCAGGACGTCGGCCTCATCGACGCCGTACGCAAGGGCCGGGTCGAGATCGTGGCCGCCGTCGAAGCGTTCGAGGACGGCAAGGTCGTCCTCGCCGACGGTGAGCGCCTCGAACCGGACGCCGTCGTCGCCGCCACCGGATACCTCCGGGGTCTGGAAGACCTCGTCGGCCACCTCGACGTACTCGACGCACGCGGCAAGCCGGTCGTCCACGGGCCCCGCACCCCGAAGAACGCGCCAGGCCTCTTCTTCACCGGCTACACCAACCCCATCAGCGGGATGTTCCGCGAAATGGCGATCGACGCGGTGAAGATCGCGAAAGCCATCGCCAGGGACGGCGAACGCCAGGCCGCCCGGCTGCCTGCCTGA
- a CDS encoding ArsR/SmtB family transcription factor — translation MPDESLLERVATLEERVARLELGPNVPPNDVFWALEGLRQRLTGDGQVLFAGALDLPTGEHYEWQQGTPAEELLEANWADHATPYAALGHPVRLTLLRAVLRGTRSAAELQETAGLNTTGQLYHHLKQLTAAGWLRAEGRGHYQVPAGRVVPLLVLLSAVLPAPNSMTRSGS, via the coding sequence ATGCCTGATGAATCCCTGCTGGAGCGAGTCGCCACGCTCGAAGAACGAGTGGCGCGGCTGGAGTTGGGACCGAACGTGCCCCCCAACGATGTGTTCTGGGCACTTGAGGGGCTGCGCCAGCGGCTCACCGGGGATGGGCAGGTGCTGTTCGCCGGCGCGCTGGACCTGCCCACAGGCGAACACTACGAATGGCAGCAAGGCACGCCGGCGGAGGAACTGCTCGAAGCGAACTGGGCGGATCACGCCACGCCATACGCCGCCCTGGGGCACCCGGTGCGGCTCACCCTGTTGCGTGCGGTGCTGCGAGGAACCCGGTCCGCGGCCGAACTGCAGGAGACAGCCGGACTGAACACCACCGGACAGCTCTACCACCACCTCAAACAACTCACCGCCGCCGGCTGGCTCCGGGCCGAGGGACGTGGGCACTACCAGGTGCCCGCAGGCAGAGTGGTACCGCTGCTCGTGCTGTTGTCCGCGGTGTTGCCGGCACCGAACTCGATGACAAGGAGTGGTTCGTGA
- a CDS encoding serine hydrolase domain-containing protein, whose amino-acid sequence MNRRKLLGAVAAGAGVSLLPGNATAAGNGTAAGNGTAAEGDLAARVRRYLDRALAAGSPSVVCGVIRDAHGYAAGASQDGPAPGGRTVFQLGSIGKTLTTTALARAVCSGTVRLDAPLVLPPAFRIPRKGPRRITLVDLATHTSGLPSLPPNLLAEADPYDPYAHYTLDDLAVGLAETTLSTEPGSTYEYSNLGFGLLGQSLAFDDVAEMLKRDVTTPLRLPDTTTTLRPDMASRKAVGHLAGDPVPDWHDHVHTGAGTSVYSTANDMLRFLGAQLRPERSPLRDAIELTQRPHFTVDQNLRLGLGWHLSTLPGGRTVIWHNGGTGGFSTCAAFSRQSMTAVVMMVNTFSEESDSKPRPVDALTFALLTELDEA is encoded by the coding sequence GTGAACCGACGGAAATTACTGGGCGCGGTAGCAGCCGGGGCTGGTGTGTCGCTGTTACCCGGGAACGCCACGGCGGCCGGGAACGGCACGGCGGCCGGGAACGGCACGGCGGCCGAGGGCGACCTGGCCGCGCGGGTGCGGCGATACCTGGACCGTGCACTGGCCGCCGGCAGCCCGAGCGTGGTGTGCGGAGTCATCCGTGACGCACACGGATACGCGGCGGGCGCATCCCAGGACGGCCCCGCACCGGGCGGCAGGACGGTGTTCCAGCTCGGCTCGATCGGCAAGACCCTCACCACCACTGCTCTCGCGCGCGCCGTGTGTTCGGGCACGGTCCGCCTCGACGCGCCGCTCGTTCTGCCCCCCGCGTTCCGCATCCCGCGCAAGGGCCCTCGACGGATCACGCTGGTCGACCTTGCGACCCACACCTCCGGTCTGCCCTCGCTGCCTCCGAACCTCCTGGCGGAAGCGGATCCCTACGACCCGTACGCGCACTACACGCTGGACGACCTGGCCGTCGGCCTGGCCGAGACGACGCTGAGCACCGAGCCGGGCAGCACCTACGAGTACTCGAACCTCGGGTTCGGACTGCTCGGACAGTCGCTGGCCTTCGACGACGTGGCTGAGATGCTGAAGCGCGATGTGACCACGCCGCTGCGCCTGCCCGACACGACGACGACCCTGAGGCCGGACATGGCCTCCCGCAAGGCCGTCGGTCATCTCGCCGGGGATCCCGTGCCCGACTGGCACGATCACGTTCACACCGGTGCAGGCACCTCTGTCTACAGCACCGCCAACGACATGCTCCGCTTTCTCGGCGCCCAGCTGCGCCCGGAGCGCTCGCCGTTGCGGGATGCGATCGAACTGACCCAGCGTCCTCATTTCACCGTCGACCAGAACCTGCGGCTCGGGCTCGGCTGGCATCTCAGCACGCTGCCCGGCGGCCGGACTGTGATCTGGCACAACGGCGGCACCGGCGGATTCAGCACCTGTGCGGCGTTCAGCAGGCAAAGCATGACGGCGGTGGTGATGATGGTGAACACCTTCAGCGAGGAGTCCGACAGCAAGCCCCGCCCTGTCGACGCACTGACCTTCGCCCTGCTCACCGAACTCGACGAGGCCTGA